Proteins encoded in a region of the Sander lucioperca isolate FBNREF2018 chromosome 18, SLUC_FBN_1.2, whole genome shotgun sequence genome:
- the ghsra gene encoding growth hormone secretagogue receptor a yields the protein MPSWPNLSEGLSHNYSWEETHNTTRNADVGLPPLNYYSIPLLTAITIACTLLFLVGVTGNVMTILVVSKYRDMRTTTNLYLCSMAVSDLLIFLCMPLDLYRMWRYRPWRFGAALCKLFQFVSESSTYSTILSITALSVERYLAICFPLRAKALVTKRRVRALILLLWTVSLMSAGPVFVMVGVERDSMGPHFSSGMNDTDFSLEAGDTRECKMTHYAVESGLMGAMVWLSSVFFFMPVFCLTVLYSLIGRRLWQRHRETSISSRVAHRDKSNRQTIKMLVVVVLAFVLCWLPFHVGRYLQFRSLDAPSPLLSLLSEYCSLVSVVLFYLSAAINPILYNTMSWKYRGAAARLFGLADSHPSRGRTASTMKGDGSNGWTESTVSF from the exons ATGCCCTCTTGGCCCAATCTCTCGGAGGGCCTCTCCCATAACTACAGCTGGGAGGAGACCCACAACACCACAAGGAACGCTGACGTTGGCCTACCTCCTCTCAATTACTACTCAATCCCTCTCCTCACGGCCATCACCATCGCCTGCACGCTGCTGTTTCTGGTCGGGGTTACCGGGAATGTCATGACCATTTTGGTGGTCAGTAAGTACCGGGACATGCGCACTACCACCAATCTGTACCTGTGTAGCATGGCCGTATCCGATCTGCTCATCTTCCTCTGTATGCCACTGGACCTCTACCGTATGTGGAGGTACAGGCCCTGGCGCTTTGGGGCCGCGCTCTGCAAGCTCTTTCAGTTCGTGTCAGAGTCAAGCACCTACTCCACCATCCTGAGCATCACCGCGCTGTCAGTGGAGCGCTACCTGGCCATCTGTTTCCCGCTGCGTGCCAAGGCCCTGGTAACCAAAAGACGGGTGCGTGCCCTCATTCTTCTACTCTGGACAGTGTCTCTAATGAGCGCCGGGCCTGTGTTTGTCATGGTGGGAGTGGAGCGTGACAGCATGGGGCCACATTTCAGTTCGGGGATGAATGACACTGACTTCTCCCTGGAGGCCGGGGACACCCGGGAGTGTAAGATGACGCACTACGCAGTGGAGTCAGGCCTGATGGGGGCCATGGTGTGGTTGAGCTCTGTTTTCTTCTTCATGCCGGTCTTCTGTCTCACAGTGCTCTACAGTCTCATAGGCCGGCGGCTGTGGCAGAGACACAGGGAGACAAGCATCAGCTCCCGCGTGGCTCACCGGGACAAAAGCAATAGACAGACCATCAAGATGCTTG TGGTGGTGGTGCTGGCCTTTGTCCTGTGCTGGTTGCCTTTTCATGTGGGTCGCTACCTGCAGTTCCGCTCTCTGGACGCTCCGTCCCCGCTGCTGTCTCTGTTGTCCGAGTACTGCAGTTTGGTGTCCGTGGTTCTCTTCTACCTGAGTGCCGCCATTAACCCCATCCTTTATAACACCATGTCCTGGAAATACCGGGGCGCAGCGGCGCGCCTCTTCGGCCTGGCCGACAGCCATCCGTCACGAGGCCGCACAGCCAGCACCATGAAGGGAGACGGCTCGAACGGCTGGACGGAATCCACAGTCAGCTTCTAA